In Apium graveolens cultivar Ventura chromosome 10, ASM990537v1, whole genome shotgun sequence, the following are encoded in one genomic region:
- the LOC141691318 gene encoding dnaJ protein ERDJ3A, whose product MNTRVAFCVVFLVVFVVVDSKKLDPYKVLGVNKNASQREIQKAFHKLSLQYHPDKNKNKGAQEKFAEINNAYDILSDEEKRKNYDLYGDERANPGFDGGSPNDQGYTYFTSGGPGQGGFNFRPDGWQSMGGQGGSKSFSFSFGGPSSGGGGFGLDDIFSNFFGGNMGGGSQFGGSQFGGSQFGSSGSSSRPDSGRSRSIPSVNSQMYQKEVADKGMTWLLLSSMSSLQDIQYYEPVIQEVDGSLQGAIKVGKINCDTEASLCKELGIFPRRTSRIFIYSYAASGSGSLVEYSGELAAKSLKTFCQEHLPRFSKRVTLDQFKFPSGDEDSLPTVMLLSTKKDTPIIWRALSGLYQKKFHLYDAQVHDTSDPMVKKLGVDSLPALVGWTSKGEKHILKTGISVKDLKSAVHDLSGLLDGFEKKNKKSGGSTSRRQQTESEDKHIPMLTGSNFDSVCGENIPVCVIGVFKSSKTRTKLESILLEVSHKSLSRRQYASGAKDTIAYALLDATKQASFLNAFDKYGYKSSDSVLVAYKPRKDKFAAYVGEISMEEVEKFMGSVLNGDVQFSKTRQKPKLK is encoded by the exons ATGAATACCCGCGTAGCGTTTTGTGTGGTTTTCTTGGTGGTTTTTGTAGTTGTTGATTCCAAGAAACTTGATCCTTATAAG GTACTTGGGGTCAACAAGAATGCAAGCCAACGTGAAATTCAGAAAGCGTTTCACAA GCTGTCTCTCCAGTATCATCCTGACAAGAACAAAAATAAGGGTGCCCAAGAGAAGTTTGCTGAAATTAATAATG CTTATGATATCTTATCCGATGAAGAGAAAAGGAAGAATTATGATCTATATGGAGATGAGAGGGCAAATCCTGGATTTGATGGTGGCAGCCCTAACGACCAAGGTTATACATATTTCACAAGTGGTGGGCCAGGACAGGGTGGTTTTAACTTCCGCCCTGATGGATGGCAAAGTATGGGTGGTCAAGGTGGTTCAAAGTCGTTCTCTTTCTCCTTTGGTGGACCTAGCAGTGGCGGTGGTGGTTTCGGTTTAGATGATATTTTCTCCAACTTTTTTGGTGGTAATATGGGAGGTGGGAGCCAGTTTGGTGGGAGTCAGTTTGGAGGGAGCCAATTTGGTAGTTCTGGCAGTTCGTCAAGGCCTGATTCTGGACGCTCTAGGAGCATTCCTTCAGTAAATTCACAGATGTATCAAAAAGAAGTAGCTGACAAAGGAATGACTTGGCTTTTGTTATCATCTATGTCCTCACTTCAGGATATCCAGTATTATGAACCAGTTATACAGGAGGTTGACGGCTCTTTACAAGGGGCAATAAAG GTGGGTAAAATAAACTGTGATACTGAAGCATCACTCTGTAAGGAGCTTGGTATATTTCCTCGCAGAACTTCCAGGATATTTATTTATTCTTATGCAGCAAGTGGAAGTGGTTCACTAGTAGAATATAGTGGTGAGTTAGCTGCGAAGAGTTTAAAAACTTTTTGCCAGGAACATTTGCCAAGATTTTCGAAACGTGTCACTTTGGACCAGTTTAAGTTCCCTTCTGGTGATGAAGATTCTTTACCAACAGtgatgcttctttccacaaagAAAGACACACCTATTATCTGGCGTGCTCTTAGTGGTTTATATCAGAAGAAATTTCACCTCTATGATGCACAG GTTCATGATACATCAGATCCAATGGTGAAGAAGTTAGGCGTTGACTCACTTCCGGCTTTGGTTGGTTGGACTTCAAAAGGGGAGAAGCATATATTAAAAACAGGGATCTCtgtaaaagatttaaaatctgcAGTTCACGATCTTAGTGGTTTACTTGATGGGTTTGAGAAAAAGAATAAAAAGTCTGGTGGTTCAACAAGTAGAAGACAACAGACTGAATCAGAGGACAAGCACATACCAATGCTTACCGGATCAAATTTTGATTCTGTCTGTGGTGAGAATATTCCTGTTTGCGTAATTGGTGTTTTCAAGTCATCCAAAACAAGGACCAAGCTGGAATCAATTTTATTGGAG GTTTCCCATAAATCATTATCAAGACGTCAATATGCCTCTGGCGCAAAAGACACCATCGCGTATGCTCTTTTGGATGCAACAAAGCAGGCATCGTTCTTAAACGCATTTGATAAATATGGATATAAATCATCAGATAGTGTTTTGGTGGCCTACAAACCACGAAAGGATAAGTTTGCAGCATATGTGGGTGAAATATCTATGGAGGAAGTAGAGAAATTTATGGGTTCAGTCCTCAACGGCGATGTACAATTTTCAAAAACAAGGCAGAAACCAAAACTGAAGTGA
- the LOC141692580 gene encoding pyruvate decarboxylase 2, with translation MDTKILTVTTSPPTCNDLGSPPKNSSVSPMHNNSTNVNSSEATLGRHLARRLVQIGVNDVFSVPGDFNLTLLDHLLAEPGLELVGCCNELNAGYAADGYARSRGVGACVVTFTVGGLSVINAIAGAYSENLPIICIVGGPNSNDYGTNRVLHHTIGLPDFSQELRCFQTVTCFQAVVNNLEDAHELIDTAISTALKESKPVYISVGCNLAAIPHPTFSREPVPFSLSPKLSNKMGLEAAVEATAAFLNKAVKPVMIGGPKMRVAKACEAFVELADACGYPISVMPSAKGMVPEHHPHFIGTYWGAVSTSFCAEIVESADAYLFAGPIFNDYSSVGYSLLLKKEKAIILQPDRVVIANGPTFGCILMKDFLQALAKRIKHNNTAYENYYRIYVPEGLPLKSAPKEPLRVNVLFQHIQNMLSGDTAVIAETGDSWFNCQKLKLPKGCGYEFQMQYGSIGWSVGATLGYAQADKNKRVISCIGDGSFQVTAQDVSTMLRCGQNPIIFLINNGGYTIEVEIHDGPYNVIKNWNYTALVDAIHNGEGKCWTAKVRCEEDLVEAIETATGEKKDCLCFIEVICHKDDTSKELLEWGSRVSAANSRPPNPQ, from the exons ATGGACACCAAGATTTTAACCGTTACCACCTCTCCCCCTACATGCAACGATCTCGGCTCACCTCCGAAAAATAGTTCCGTTTCTCCCATGCACAACAATTCCACCAATGTTAACTCATCCGAGGCCACACTAGGCCGTCACTTGGCACGCAGGCTAGTTCAGATCGGGGTCAACGATGTTTTTTCGGTTCCCGGGGATTTTAATCTCACGCTTCTGGATCATCTTCTCGCGGAGCCAGGGCTTGAGTTAGTTGGATGCTGTAATGAGCTTAATGCTGGATACGCGGCTGATGGTTATGCCAGGTCTCGTGGCGTTGGTGCATGTGTTGTTACTTTTACTGTTGGTGGATTGAGTGTGATTAATGCCATTGCTGGCGCTTATAGTGAGAATCTTCCGATTATTTGTATTGTTGGAGGCCCGAATTCGAATGATTATGGGACTAACAGAGTGCTTCATCATACTATTGGCTTGCCTGATTTTTCTCAGGAGCTTCGTTGCTTTCAGACTGTCACTTGCTTCCAG GCTGTGGTCAATAATCTGGAAGATGCGCATGAACTGATTGATACTGCGATTTCTACTGCATTGAAAGAAAGCAAACCTGTTTACATAAGTGTGGGATGTAATTTGGCTGCAATTCCACATCCTACTTTTAGCAGGGAACCAGTTCCTTTTTCTCTCTCCCCCAA ATTGAGTAACAAGATGGGTTTGGAAGCTGCTGTAGAGGCCACAGCTGCGTTCTTGAACAAGGCTGTGAAGCCAGTAATGATTGGTGGACCTAAAATGCGTGTGGCTAAAGCTTGTGAAGCTTTTGTTGAATTGGCTGATGCTTGTGGCTATCCTATTTCTGTAATGCCATCCGCCAAAGGGATGGTGCCTGAACATCACCCACATTTCATTGGGACGTATTGGGGTGCAGTGAGCACTTCTTTCTGTGCGGAGATTGTGGAATCAGCTGATGCCTACTTGTTTGCTGGACCGATATTTAATGACTACAGCTCTGTTGGGTACTCTTTGCTTCTCAAGAAGGAGAAGGCAATCATCTTGCAGCCCGACCGTGTGGTGATTGCAAATGGTCCTACATTTGGATGCATTCTTATGAAGGATTTCCTTCAAGCCCTCGCGAAGAGGATTAAGCACAACAATACTGCCTACGAGAACTACTACAGGATTTATGTACCAGAAGGGCTTCCTCTGAAAAGTGCACCTAAGGAGCCTCTAAGGGTTAATGTTCTGTTCCAGCATATACAGAACATGTTGTCTGGTGACACTGCTGTCATTGCCGAGACAGGGGACTCTTGGTTCAATTGCCAGAAGCTAAAGTTGCCAAAAGGATGCGG GTATGAATTCCAAATGCAATATGGATCCATTGGATGGTCTGTGGGTGCAACTCTTGGTTATGCACAAGCTGACAAGAATAAGAGAGTAATTTCTTGCATCGGTGATGGGAGCTTCCAG GTTACTGCACAGGATGTATCAACAATGTTGCGATGTGGTCAGAATCCGATAATATTCCTGATAAACAACGGTGGTTACACCATCGAAGTTGAGATCCATGATGGACCATACAATGTAATTAAGAACTGGAACTACACTGCACTGGTTGATGCAATCCATAATGGAGAAGGAAAATGCTGGACTGCTAAG GTCCGCTgtgaggaggatctcgtggaagcAATTGAGACGGCAACTGGAGAGAAAAAGGACTGTCTTTGCTTCATAGAAGTGATATGTCACAAGGACGACACAAGCAAAGAGTTGCTCGAATGGGGATCTCGGGTCTCTGCTGCTAACAGCCGCCCTCCCAACCCCCAGTAG
- the LOC141691149 gene encoding uncharacterized protein LOC141691149, whose product MAWNIDVKTTTIANCFRHCKIRSEENDEQELGEINEGVEGLNEVISNLRYRNVMDVEHLLNYPNENDAVMESPTDEEIIESVMSTDEGTDPEPDDSNVIPSVSSKEAFQALTTLNNYLLQHEQNIPGVIFALHKVNDEINFGFGGKKKQATIDSYFNKN is encoded by the coding sequence ATGGCTTGGAATATTGATGTGAAAACAACCACAATTGCAAATTGTTTTCGGCATTGCAAGATTCGTTcagaagaaaatgatgaacaaGAACTTGGAGAAATAAATGAAGGTGTCGAAGGATTAAATGAAGTTATCTCTAATTTACGATATAGGAATGTGATGGATGTCGAGCATCTCTTAAACTATCCAAACGAGAATGATGCGGTTATGGAATCACCTACGGATGAAGAAATCATTGAGTCGGTAATGAGCACTGATGAAGGGACTGATCCTGAACCCGACGATAGCAATGTCATCCCAAGCGTGTCATCAAAGGAAGCATTTCAAGCACTCACCACTTTGAACAATTACTTGTTACAACACGAGCAAAACATACCAGGAGTTATTTTTGCTTTACATAAAGTCAATGACGAGATTAATTTTGGCTTTGGTGGAAAGAAGAAACAAGCTACAATAGattcatattttaataagaattaa